CGCGGCAGCCGACGACGGACTTCGAAGAAGGCATTCCGTTCCACAACACCGACCGCGTCCCGGGTGAGGACACGCCGGACCGCCGGGCGTTCGACTCGCCCGCGGCACCGGAGCCGCGCGAGGAGGATCTCGGGGCGCGGAGCTTCGCCGGGCAGAACTTCGCGAACGACGTGTACCAACACCCCGACGGGCGGGACCCCGGGTTAGGCGGGGGGAGTAGTGCGAACCGCGACGCGCGGCACCCGGCGGAGAGTGAAGGGGAAGTGCCGGAAGATGATCTGGACTAACGGGTAGAGCGGGGCGGCAGGACCGTTCGCGGTCCTGCCGCCCCGCCTTACTTGATCACGTGGCCGATTCGGGCCCAGCGCACGTCGGTCACGAACGGCAGCGGCTTCTCGCTGCGGTCGGGGTCGCACGCGCCGGTGCCGGTTTCGTCGTCGGGGGCGGGGCGGTAGGAGTAGTAGACGAAGATGGGGCGGCCGCGGAGGTTGTCGCGCGGGACGAGGCCCCAGTAGCGCGAGTCCTTGGAGCAGTAGCGGTTGTCGCCGAGCATCATGTAGTGGCGCGGCGGGATGACGAGCGGGCCCCAGTTGTCGTGCGTGGGGGTGGCAGGGGCGGCGCCGAAGCGGGACGCGGTGAGGGCGTACTGGCGCTGCCAGCCGAAGAGGTCGTTGGTCTCGTCCGGGTTGCCCTTGTAGTTGCTGCCGGTGGCGTACCCCTGACGCTGCGCGACGCCGTCGACGTAGAGCAGGCCGTCGCGCATGTAGAGCGTGTCGCCCGGGAGGCCGACGAGGCGCTTGACGAGGGTCGGGGTCGCGTCGGCGCCGCGGGCGGCCTCGTCGCCCTGGTACGGGGATTCGAAGACGACCACGTCGCCGCGCTTCGGGTCGGCGTAGCCGGGGAGGGTGACGCTCGTGAACGGCAGGTGTGGGCCGTAGACGAGTTTGTTGACGAACAGCCAGTCGCCGACGAGGAGCGTCGGGATCATGCTGCCCGACGGGATCCGGAACGCTTCGACGAGGAAGGTCCGGATGACGAGGAAGAGGAGGACGGTGCCGAGGAAGGCGCGCGCGGTCTCCCACACGCCCGCGCTGCCGCCCCCGCGCCGTGCCGCGGTGCGCCCGCCGGTCTTGGAGCGGGACGACGGGCGGCGGCCGGCGCGGAGGTCCGCGACGGCGGTACGGGAGGCGGACTTGGCGGAGGAAGCAGCCACGACGTCGGAGGGGAGGAGCGGCGAAGGAGCGCGGGGCGGAAAGCTGGCGCGCCCCCGGCCGGCCGCCAAGTGTGCGGCCGACCGGGGGCGCGTCGGAGAACTCGCGCGGCGTGTATTACGCCGACGCGTCGGAAAGGTGCGCGTTCACGAGCTTCATCATCTCGAACATCGTGATCTGGTCCTTGCCGAAGATCGGGCGGAGCTTCTCGTCGGCCTTGATGTTCCGGCTCTCCTGCAGGCCGTTCTTCTTGATGTAGTCCCACACGCGGGCGACGACCTGCGTGCGCGGCATGGGCTCCTGGCCGACGACGGCGGCGAGTTGCGCGTCGGGCTGGAGGGGCTTCATGAACGCGGGGTTGGGCCCGCGCTTGCCGGCGGCGGCCTTGGAGGGCGCCTTCTTGGCGGCGGCCTTCGTCGCCGTCTTGGACGCGGACTTGGCGGCCGACTTCGCCGCGGTCTTGCTCGCGCCCTTGGCGGCGGTCTTGCTGGCCGCCTTGCTCGCGGTCTTCGCGGCGGACTTCGCCGCGCTCTTGCCCGCGGGCGCCTTGGCCGTCGCGGCCGCCTTGCTCGGCGCGGCGCGCCCCGACTTCGCGGGGGCCTTCTTCGCGCCCGCGCTGGACTTGTTGGAAGTGGACCGCGTCTTCGCGGCGCCGGCGGGCTTCTTGGCTGTGGCCATCGCGTCTCCTGTGTGGGGATGGGCGCGCGGAGCGTC
The Gemmatimonadetes bacterium T265 genome window above contains:
- the sipf gene encoding signal peptidase I, producing the protein MWETARAFLGTVLLFLVIRTFLVEAFRIPSGSMIPTLLVGDWLFVNKLVYGPHLPFTSVTLPGYADPKRGDVVVFESPYQGDEAARGADATPTLVKRLVGLPGDTLYMRDGLLYVDGVAQRQGYATGSNYKGNPDETNDLFGWQRQYALTASRFGAAPATPTHDNWGPLVIPPRHYMMLGDNRYCSKDSRYWGLVPRDNLRGRPIFVYYSYRPAPDDETGTGACDPDRSEKPLPFVTDVRWARIGHVIK